One genomic region from uncultured Cohaesibacter sp. encodes:
- the purQ gene encoding phosphoribosylformylglycinamidine synthase subunit PurQ encodes MKTAILVFPGTNREHDMAAAVRSVSGKDPMMVWHAETEIPEADLIILPGGFSYGDYLRSGAIAARSPIVADLLEKAKQGVRILGVCNGFQILTETGILPGALMRNAGLTFICKETKLRVERDDTIFTSSYKKGQVMRCPVAHHDGNFFADDDTLKMLEDEGRVLFRYCDAAGEASAEANINGSRNNIAGIMNARGTILGMMPHPENLIEDLHGGLDGRGLFESLLEKVA; translated from the coding sequence ATGAAAACTGCGATCCTCGTATTCCCCGGAACCAACCGTGAGCATGACATGGCTGCCGCCGTGCGCTCCGTTTCCGGCAAAGACCCCATGATGGTCTGGCATGCCGAGACCGAAATCCCTGAAGCCGATCTGATCATTCTGCCCGGCGGATTTTCCTATGGTGACTATTTGCGCTCCGGCGCCATCGCCGCCCGCTCACCCATCGTGGCCGATCTTTTGGAAAAGGCCAAGCAGGGCGTTCGCATTCTCGGCGTCTGCAATGGCTTTCAGATTCTCACCGAAACAGGCATTCTGCCCGGAGCCCTGATGCGCAATGCTGGCCTCACCTTCATCTGCAAGGAAACCAAGCTGCGCGTTGAGCGTGATGATACCATCTTCACCTCTTCCTACAAAAAAGGTCAGGTCATGCGCTGCCCGGTCGCTCATCATGATGGCAACTTCTTTGCCGATGATGACACCCTGAAGATGCTGGAAGACGAAGGCCGTGTCCTGTTCCGCTATTGCGATGCGGCTGGCGAAGCCTCCGCTGAAGCCAACATCAATGGCTCACGCAACAACATTGCGGGCATCATGAATGCGCGCGGCACCATCCTTGGCATGATGCCACATCCTGAAAACCTGATCGAAGACCTGCATGGCGGCCTCGACGGTCGCGGCCTGTTCGAAAGCCTGTTGGAGAAGGTAGCATGA